TTCCTTGCAGCCAAACTTACCGCAAGAATGCTAGAATTAAACACCATTAGCATATATATTAAATGGCATCAGTCATTTGCGAGTAAAGGGTGAACATGCACCCGATTGGCGTGAGTATATAGGCGTGACTTTGCCCGGATGCTGTGCCCGAAATGAAACCGATGGAACATTTGTCTGAGTCGAAGGTGTCGGTCTGTTTGTTCGCCGGTGCTGGTAACGAACTATTACATCACTTTATTAGTTTTATGGGTCACTGTGATAAGGTGCAATTCGTGTGAGAACCATTTACGCACCActgcgcctaaaagtatgcaaatgcTTTACTTGTAATCGCCGTAATTTATGCAATTCTGCAAACAAATCTTTGCTTTTAGACTAAAGTGGTTTCATCTAAAACTCTTTAGAGCAGTAACAAAACAAGCCCATtactaatttaattataacCTTAATAATCAActacataaaataaattaatgagtTTCATACTAggtaacaaataaaaacgttaataactttttttttgcactaaaCTGGCAACACTGGATTTACCATTTAAAATGACCGTTAAATCGTATTGAAGGGGTGTTCCGTTTAGTTGCTGACGTGGAAAgaatatattaaatataataCCACACATgtaataaacattttatttcattcttaaCAGTCCTTGTTGCTTGTCATTTCGGCTCATTCATTCCATCTCCtttatctcacttgcactagcgatcgaTTTCATGAATTTGGTTGTATGCGATAGTAATAAGCAAGTATTAGAGGATTATAAAACATTATATTTAACCACTTCTGCGCAAAACAATGACAACTTTTGCTATTTAATGTGTTTTGACTATCATAAGTGAAAGTACTTCAAACCATTCttcttaaatattttttccaccagtagcTTCTATTCAGCGACGACCCCTGTAATGCACCCCCACAAACTACGCAACGCTGGCAACACCGTCTTCATCTGTCACGCGTCGTTCCTGGAAATTTTATTCCGCCGCTGGAATGGTTGTAAACGTCAAAAGCCCCTCCTGCttgattgtgtttgttttgcttttgcgtaTTATAAGCGCTGGCCACACGTGGTGGCTGTCGCTGGGTTACGTTTCGGTGAGAATAATAGAAAATATGATGGTTTTCGATTAGCACAATAGGGCCGAATGTTTTTAGTtcatttatacatttttggtgcatggaaaaaaatattatcggTAGTTTTATATTTTCTAAGTTAGGAATTTGCTGTAGCTGTTTtctcggggactgtctgtaCTTATCAGAGCAGATGTTGAACTATTCAATGAATGGTTCAAAATGGTAGAAGAttgaagttgaaaaaaataactaatTACCAATATGAAATATTATGTTTGGCtacaaaacaaagagaaattaaactaaattttAAAAGCCTGTAGCAATTGGGAGTAAATTGAAATAGGAACTTTTGATTAAAGTATCAAGAACAATTAGTTTGAAAGTctcaaaaaaatattgataacCGATTTGGTAGACGTTGTTGTGAGAAAAATGCCTTTGAACATGGACTATTTGATGATTACTGTATTGATTGGGCAATAGCTTCACTATTTCTCgagaaattgatttaaaaattaaaccaaataTTGCTGATACCTTTTCACAAAAATGCTGACTGTATATCTCCCCTTaaaagtatcaaattataAGTTAAATAAGTCAAAAACTAAAACGAACATtatttgaagcaaaacaagcaacaaaccTCAACGCACGGCTAGAGATGGTAGAATTTTGGTAGAAttttggaaattaattaattaagtttaGCAAAATGTTCATGCCCTTCTAAAGGCGTAAGTATGGCTACGGCTTGAAACATGCGTAAAACGCACACTCTACCCCGCGGAGAGAAAGTTCCAAAGTGCTGACACTATCTGTGTCCGCACATGGACAACACAACCACAGAGACGTGCTGCGTTACGTGTGCGGCAACCCTACGAAAACATTCCACCATCCACCGAACCCGGGCAGTGGAGCGTTGGCGCATGTACGGGAGCGTGGAGTCATCACGCACATCACTCCACGTACACAGCGCGTTCCGGTTTCGCGTCAACGCGCGACCGTCAAAGGCGCACTCACAACCGCGTCGCACAAGGTGCGGTGTACCGTTCCCGGTGTAGTTTTCTTTTCCGGGGGTTTTTGGTTATCCGGGAAAACAAGTGTGATCCAGCATCCCGCCAGCTCTCGCCCACAGCCGCTGGTACGTGAAGGGGCAGGTGCAGGTTAGAAAACGAACTCCACCGATTGACAACTGCGGAGCGGAGGAATTGAGAACCGATTGACGTTTCGGGCTGTTGCGAGCAGGCtccacatacacatacaggCGATAAAAGGGCAACCTACGTGCATGGTGTTTTTTTAGGGCGATGTACCTTTGAGGGGCCTTTTCAAACGGTAAAAATCTCTCACCCATTCAGCTATTGTGtgtgctctctctctcgctctcttactctttctttctctttctttctcatgCTTCCATTTTGTTGGTGCGTCGGTTTGTTCTATCAGTCTCTCTTATAccttttgctctctctctctctctctctctctttcttttttatgtatttctTACTCTTTCTTGCTTCCATTTAACTCTATCATCGTTGTGTATCTCTCTCCGCTTCCGAAAAAGCAGTTCAGTGACACAGAAAAGGCAGAGTAGGTCCGACgcgtaaaaaaagaaagggcACGTCGCAACATTCTCGGCTGCGGTGAAACGCACCAGTAGAGCGTGTGTGACCTAGTGCAGGCAAGTGCAGGCACCCGACATCCCAGTTACGTGCAGGCGAGAGGTGCAGGTGGTAACGTGGTGCTCTGTTGGCCAGACACAGATATATGGCTGCACCGTTGCTCGTGGTGAGGTGCACGGCGCAGTCCACGGACAGGACCAACCAACGTCTTCCCGACCTTCGCACAGTGTTGGCGATACCGCGCTTACCTCATCTTCGTTGCCCGGGAaacggtggtagtggtggtgttggtggtagcagtagtagtaagAATCTTCAAAAGTCACCGTCGGGTGCGTCCCAATATCTGCGCGCCATCCAAATAACGTCATCCGTCCGGTGTGGTGGAGGCTGGAGCCGTAGCACTAGCGCATCTCGCCCCGGGAAAGGTAGGAGATGTGAACCCAAACCGCAATCACCCTTACATCGTTTTCCAAACCCCCCTTTCACATCCCACAATTCAAACAGCATTCTTCGCAGCATCCGAATGTGGGTGATGGTGTGATCTCCGACTCTAGTGGGAACTACCtcggtaaaacaaaaacaaaaagacaaacaaacagttgTGTGATTAAACGCGTGAAATGGTGGCACACAGAAACAATGGCGCAATTAGCCAAACCGATCCACGCCAATCAACCTGAAGAGGGCGCCCTTTACAATACGCCCGTGGAGAAGGTGGAGGagttgaagaaaaacacacgcacacacgcacgcactctCCAGTCCGCAATCTATCAATAATTTGCACGCGGAAAACTAGCACGAGGTGCGTTAGTGTGTGtcagtgagtgagtgagtgagtgagtgaggcTTGAGCTGCTGGCCCGTCTTGGGTTATTAAGACATTAAATTCCTCCACCACCTGTGTTCCTTGTGCAGTGGTCGGGAATTtcccgtttttattttcgttccgTTGTCCAGCGccctgaaagaaaaaaaaacggggggcGAGAACGCATTACAGTGTGAAACATTATTCTACGGTCGCACGCCTCACTTCAAGCAACCTGTCCAGTCTCAATCTTATCAACTGTAagcattcaaaaataaaacacaaaaaaacacacacccagctCGATCTTCGACTCAACTAGCAACTGGTAAACAGCCGCAAACCCACCGCACGGGAACCGAAACGGAACGCACACAATCGTGCGCTGGAAGTTTATTGTTATTCACCTAACCACCGTCCAGGCCGGACGATTGCTATTAAAAACCGGACCAGTGTGATGTGCATTTGCGTCTCGGCAGGTGTCATGATTGCGATAGTCATCCGTGCCATTGCAAGTAATCGTAGCGCTACTAAACCTTCCACTAACACACTTTgcaccatcgcacacagttATGTGTGGAGCGTGTTCATTACTCTCCATTTAACCATTATGGTAATACTGCTACCTCTATTCGGCTTCCGTCTCACGTTCGTATTGTTATTTGgtcctttttctttgttttgttctctCCCGCAGGACGCCTACAGCGTGTGCACACCGAGTGAGTGCGTGTAATCGTTTCCAGccaatcgagccaaaaacaCATTATCGCACCTGTCAAAATGGCCGGTGACGACATTACCTTCATCTTCCAGTTTGGGAATCTGCGCGACATCACCACAGTGGAGTCGAGTGCACTCACACTCAAAACACTCAAAGAGCTGGCCTGTGAATTCATCAACAGTAAGGTAGGGTTCGTTACGCTGGTCCCACTTCGCGTACAGCTCCACTAACAGTTTGCTCTTCACTTCCTTCCGCAGATCCCAGAGAATGGTTTAAATCGGCTACCGGAACGGTTGCTGCTCTTCCGGCACGATTACGAATCGCACAATGTACTGCAGATGGTGACGTCCGCTTCCGACATCGTAGACGAGACGCTGGTTGAGATTGTGCTCACTGCCAACCGTAAGTATTGCCACGGCAGTATAGCAACATAGTGTCACTATCTCACTCGATCGTTTCTCCGTTTTCCGACGCACAGAAACGTTGCTTCCACCGGCGAACAGTGGACCGGCACTGCACCGGAACAATGTGCCGATTGCTCAAGAGGACATACCGCTGGTGCGGCCCCACGCACTGAACGTTCACTCGTACAAGGCGCCCACCTTTTGCGACTTTTGCGGCGAGATGCTGTTCGGGCTGGTACGGCAGGGGTTGAAGTGTGACGGGTGCGGGCTCAACTACCACAAGCGCTGTGCGATCAAAGTGCCAAACAACTGCAGCCGGGTGGAGCACACCGGCGTGCTGCAGCAGTcccagtcgcagcagcacagCAACGGCAGCGGCAACAGTGGCAGTGGCCGTCGGTCCGGTTCCGCCGGGGGCGGGCTGCTGTCCTCGATGACGGCCGCTGTCATGCCGGCCCGCAGCCCATCCGGCGGTTCCAGCAACTCACTAGCGTCCGACGAAACAGCCGGCGCCGGAACAATGCTGGTAAGAAAAATGCAGCAACTTATGAATGACATTAAGAACTGACCGGCCGACCGATACGGATGGTCGTGTAGGGCACGCATTCCAACGTCTCGACGACAGTAAGTTTAGGAGCAAATCGTTAAAGACAACCACCTCTTTGTAACTGGTACCGTCCATTTTGTTTAGTTGCGAGGAAGAAGGGAAGGggccttttttatttacattttataagCACAACTATTATAATCATTATTACTACTCGACACTTCACATCACATTCCTGTGTGAAAGGGTGCAacattaatttacattttgttttcaatggCTACCATGTGTGTATTAGTGCGTGTGTGGGAGTGCCTACTTAGAATCAGGGGGAGGTGGGGATAGATGTAATTCTTTTCGCTAGTAAGAACCTACCTACGTTATTGTAACAGgcagtattgttttttttcccattccgtaaacagaacaaaataaaattaagtttttttgctttcggcGCTAAACTTTAACTATCGCCatttttatggttttgttttttgtttgttttcttgtttgtagTAATTAGgtctttgatttatttatattttctttgttttttttttgtttaattatgttGACTAATTACACGATGAACGTAAATCAAACATAGATTACAGTCAATCAATTACTAAATCCAATATGGCAGACCGGCGCATCAGATGTGTTGAGGTTAGGAACTCTCCAAAGAATCATTTCCAACACTAGCTGTTGAGAAGGCTCTTTTGGAGATTACAAAAACATCGTCGTCTTAACAAAAATTCGGTTATGATGTTGGTGACATCGAGGTATAAAGATATTGGAGAAACAAGATGTCAAGATATTCACAAATTCTAACATATCAGCTTTAGCAGAACTCACAGCTAATGATGCTATCTCTACTCTCATTCTCTTTTCCGGGTTTCTTTTCACATTCACCAGTCTACTACCCTGCGCCAGAGTCGGTCACCATCGCTGACGAGCCGTGGTGTCGTCGGTGGCCACCCGATCAAAATCCCGCACAGCTTCTCCATCCATACGTACACCCGGCCGACGGTGTGTCAGTACTGCAAGAAGCTGCTGCGCGGGCTCTTCAAACAGGGCGTCCAGTGCCGGGACTGCCACTACAACGCGCACAAAAAGTGCATCGAGAAGGTGCCGAAGGATTGTACGGGCGAGAACACACAGCCGGTAGACGTGCACGACGATCGCAGCCTGTCGAGCGATCGCGAGCTGCTGTACAAGGACGACCCAGAAGACGAGAGTGACTTTGATGACAATCCGTTCGGTCAGGCGGGCCGACGATCGGGAGGCGTTGGTGGTGTGGGCCCGATGCCCGGTGCGGCGCCGGCAAAGGAAGGTATCGGGAAAGATGCACCAGCCGGTGGAGAAGGTTCACCGGGAAAGATGAACGGTGGTAATGCGGTACCGGCACCGGCGTACCATCTGCTGGACGACTCCGACGACAACCGGCTGGAGGTGATCTGCGAGCAATCGCGCCAATCGTCGAGCAATTCGTCGTCCTCGCCAAGTGCCAACATACCGCTGATGCGCATCGTACAGTCGGTGAAGCACACCAAGCGTCGGGATGGGCGCGCCACGAAGGAGGGCTGGCTGGTGCACTTTACCAGCAAGGAGAAAACGATCAAGCGCCATTACTGGCGGCTCGATTCGAAGGCAATCACGCTGTTCGTGTCGGACCAGGGCAGCAAGTACTACAAGGAGATACCGCTGAACGAGATCGTGGCGGTGGAGGCAGCACGAACCCTGCAGGGTGAGGTGCTCCACTGCTTCGAGATACGGACCGCGACGGTCGACTACTACGTCGGGCAGGACCCGCTGTACAACATGAAGCATCACACCGATCCGGTGCTGGCGTTACCACCGCCGGACAGTGGCGTCGGTGCCTATCTGGCAAAGAGCTGGGAAACCGCCATCCGGCAGGCACTGATGCCGGTCCAGACCGGTACGGGGCGGTCGGAGGCGCACGGTACGGGCGGTGGTACGAGCGAACCGGAGGAGCGCGTCACCGACATGAGCCAGCTGTATCAGATCTTCCCGGACGAGGTGCTCGGCTCCGGACAGTTCGGGATcgtgtacggtggtgtgcACCGAAAGACCCACCGGGCGGTCGCGATCAAGGTGATCGACAAGTTGCGCTTCCCTACCAAGCAGGAGGCGCAGCTTAAGAACGAGGTAGCGATACTGCAGAACCTGTCCCACGCGGGTGTCGTCAATCTGGAGCGCATGTTCGAAACACCGGAGCGAATCTTCGTCGTGATGGAGAAGCTAAAGGGAGACATGCTGGAGATGATACTATCGCATCAGAACGGTCGTCTAAATGAGCGCGTCACCAAATTTCTCATCACGCAAGTACGAAACCGGGCAGTAAGAGAGCTGATGTTGAGCTAAATTCTAATATAAATATTGCTTACTCTAGATACTCGTTGCCCTGAAGTACCTGCACAGCCGTAACATCGTACATTGCGACCTCAAGCCAGAGAATGTGCTGCTTTCGTCGGACAACGAATTTCCGCAAGTGAAGTTGTGCGATTTCGGGTTTGCTCGCATCATCGGGGAGAAATCGTTCCGACGGTCGGTCGTCGGTACACCCGCTTACTTGGGTAGGTTTCGGAGCCGCACAGGAGTGTAGAGATGAATTGTTGGTAAATTGATCTACTTTTATGTGAAAATAGCACCGGAAGTACTGCGCAACAAGGGCTACAACCGGTCGCTGGACATGTGGAGCGTTGGCGTCATCATCTACGTCAGCTTGAGCGGTACCTTTCCCTTCAACGAGGATGAGGACATTAACGATCAAATCCAGAACGCCGCCTTCATGTACCCGCCAAACCCCTGGAAGGAGATCTCCTCCGATGGTAGGTTCTTGCCCCATCCACATCCACCAAGAGTTTGGGTTTAATGTCTAATGTCTAATATCTCTCCTTTATCCATCCTTCCATGCTCAGCAATCGATCTGATCAACAACCTGCTGCAGGTGAAGCAACGGAAACGGTTCACGGTGGACAAGAGTCTGCTGCACTGCTGGCTCCAGGATCTGCAAACCTGGAACGATCTCCGCGGGCTCGAGTCACAGGTTGGCTTGCGCTATCTGACGCACGAATCGGACGATGCCCGGTGGGCGGTGACGGCCGGCAGCGGATGCCAtaccggtggcggtggtccATGACCCGTCGCCTCGGCCGGCCCGGCCGGGGGACGTCTGCCCTCGCTACCCTTCATCCAGGAgtcgtcaacaccgcccgccGATGAACCGGCCACCTCGACCGCCGTCCCCATCTCCCGGCTCGCGTCCGAGTACTGTGTCGGCGGACCGGATGCCAAAGCGTACGGTCACCCGCATCAACCCACCCTGCT
This window of the Anopheles moucheti chromosome X, idAnoMoucSN_F20_07, whole genome shotgun sequence genome carries:
- the LOC128306727 gene encoding serine/threonine-protein kinase D3; amino-acid sequence: MAGDDITFIFQFGNLRDITTVESSALTLKTLKELACEFINSKIPENGLNRLPERLLLFRHDYESHNVLQMVTSASDIVDETLVEIVLTANQTLLPPANSGPALHRNNVPIAQEDIPLVRPHALNVHSYKAPTFCDFCGEMLFGLVRQGLKCDGCGLNYHKRCAIKVPNNCSRVEHTGVLQQSQSQQHSNGSGNSGSGRRSGSAGGGLLSSMTAAVMPARSPSGGSSNSLASDETAGAGTMLSTTLRQSRSPSLTSRGVVGGHPIKIPHSFSIHTYTRPTVCQYCKKLLRGLFKQGVQCRDCHYNAHKKCIEKVPKDCTGENTQPVDVHDDRSLSSDRELLYKDDPEDESDFDDNPFGQAGRRSGGVGGVGPMPGAAPAKEGIGKDAPAGGEGSPGKMNGGNAVPAPAYHLLDDSDDNRLEVICEQSRQSSSNSSSSPSANIPLMRIVQSVKHTKRRDGRATKEGWLVHFTSKEKTIKRHYWRLDSKAITLFVSDQGSKYYKEIPLNEIVAVEAARTLQGEVLHCFEIRTATVDYYVGQDPLYNMKHHTDPVLALPPPDSGVGAYLAKSWETAIRQALMPVQTGTGRSEAHGTGGGTSEPEERVTDMSQLYQIFPDEVLGSGQFGIVYGGVHRKTHRAVAIKVIDKLRFPTKQEAQLKNEVAILQNLSHAGVVNLERMFETPERIFVVMEKLKGDMLEMILSHQNGRLNERVTKFLITQILVALKYLHSRNIVHCDLKPENVLLSSDNEFPQVKLCDFGFARIIGEKSFRRSVVGTPAYLAPEVLRNKGYNRSLDMWSVGVIIYVSLSGTFPFNEDEDINDQIQNAAFMYPPNPWKEISSDAIDLINNLLQVKQRKRFTVDKSLLHCWLQDLQTWNDLRGLESQVGLRYLTHESDDARWAVTAGSGCHTGGGGP